One Capsicum annuum cultivar UCD-10X-F1 chromosome 2, UCD10Xv1.1, whole genome shotgun sequence genomic window carries:
- the LOC107854092 gene encoding berberine bridge enzyme-like 22 has translation MERCDKPSPTSPNYRQWERCGAMVPSRILNSISKDIADSVEYLFDSLELWSELKDRYDQTNGAKSCQIQKEINDLSQGTLDITTYYSRMKKLWGGAKHHIAISCKEGSYASSIRKRRNGKPSILFVLLLSLFLAKCYSHEQQELLHCLSTYSESNITQNIYNPNSPTYTSILEYAQKNPRWWNSSHPIFIASPRTEAEIRPVILCSKKIGLQIKIKSGGHDYEGISFRSESPFVMLDLSNLNEIKIDLNEETAWVQAGATLGELYYAIAKRSKVHGFPGGVCFTVGTGGLISGGGLSALMRKFRLAADNVVDARVMDVNGNILDREMNEDLFWAVRGGGGASFGVILAWKLKLVRVPEKVTIFSIHRKLNSSRDLLQKWENISHQLPENLFIRLLIQNGGVERQVELFFQSQYLGPVDELIPLLRQYFPEFNLERNDCFQEDTTAGAVKRCYELSWIQSAFYFYFRKITSPLEVLLDKTIPTQKHYYKGTSDFVKTPIPESGWEMIERTFLEEAGLPMILEPLGGKMNEISESETPFPHRKGNLYNIQIFIFFSTITPISIFLNFSYVLVTCWKINWNIYLNF, from the exons ATGGAGAGGTGTGATAAACCATCACCAACATCTCCTAATTATCGACAATGGGAACGATGTGGTGCTATGGTCCCATCTAGGATTCTAAACTCGATAAGCAAAGATATCGCCGATAGTGTAGAATATCTGTTTGATTCCCTGGAATTATGGAGTGAGCTAAAAGATCGGTACGATCAGACAAATGGAGCAAAATCCTGCCAAATACAGAAGGAGATCAATGATCTCAGTCAAGGAACATTAGATATCACTACATATTACTCTAGGATGAAGAAACTTTGGGGAGGAGCTAAGCACCAT ATAGCAATTTCCTGCAAAGAAGGCTCTTATGCTTCTTCTATTCGAAAGAGAAGAAATGGGAAGCCTTCAATTCTCTTTGTTTTACTCCTTTCTCTCTTTTTGGCAAAATGTTACTCCCATGAACAACAAGAACTTCTTCATTGTCTTTCTACATACTCCGAAAGCAACATTACACAAAATATATACAACCCAAATTCTCCAACTTATACTTCTATCCTGGAGTATGCTCAGAAAAACCCAAGATGGTGGAATTCTTCACATCCCATTTTCATTGCCTCCCCCAGAACAGAAGCCGAAATCAGGCCTGTCATTCTTTGTAGTAAAAAAATAGGCCTACAAATCAAGATCAAAAGCGGTGGTCATGACTATGAAGGCATATCTTTCCGCTCTGAATCCCCCTTTGTTATGCTTGATTTAAGCAACCTTAACGAAATCAAGATTGATTTAAATGAAGAAACAGCTTGGGTTCAAGCAGGGGCGACCCTCGGCGAGCTATACTATGCAATTGCCAAGAGGagtaaagttcatggatttccaGGCGGTGTCTGTTTTACTGTTGGCACTGGTGGACTCATCAGTGGCGGTGGGCTCAGCGCATTGATGAGGAAATTTCGCCTAGCAGCTGATAACGTTGTAGATGCACGTGTGATGGATGTCAATGGAAATATTCTTGACAGAGAGATGAATGAAGATTTGTTTTGGGCGGTAAGAGGAGGTGGAGGAGCAAGTTTCGGTGTTATTCTAGCATGGAAACTCAAATTGGTTCGTGTCCCTGAAAAGGTAACTATTTTCTCGATCCATAGGAAGTTAAATAGCAGCCGAGATCTACTCCAAAAATGGGAAAACATATCACACCAGCTCCCTGAAAATTTGTTCATTAGGTTACTTATTCAAAATGGGGGTGTTGAAAGGCAAGTGGAATTATTTTTCCAGTCACAATATCTTGGGCCTGTTGATGAGTTAATTCCATTGCTCAGACAATACTTCCCCGAGTTTAATTTGGAGCGAAATGATTGTTTTCAAGAGGATACTACTGCTGGTGCAGTGAAAAGATGCTATGAACTTTCTTGGATTCAGTCAgccttttatttctatttcagaAAAATAACCTCACCACTTGAAGTTCTGCTTGATAAGACTATTCCAACACAGAAGCATTATTACAAAGGGACATCTGATTTTGTGAAGACTCCAATTCCGGAAAGTGGTTGGGAAATGATAGAAAGAACATTCTTGGAGGAAGCAGGACTGCCGATGATTTTGGAGCCATTAGGTGGAAAAATGAATGAAATCTCTGAATCTGAAACTCCATTCCCTCATAGAAAAGGGAATTTGTATAATATTCagatcttcatttttttttctacaatTACACCTATCtcaatctttttaaattttagttatgTGCTCGTAACTTGTTGGAAGATTAATTGGAATATATACCTCAATTTCTGA